In one window of Kitasatospora sp. MMS16-BH015 DNA:
- a CDS encoding S9 family peptidase: MRRQTAAFTAAAAVGAGAAVLLLGRKVSEQAVRPGALPAPGGPPPVLKVVQLAAGRITLTRTPEALRPGRYALEWGEDGHAVVGEVVGQDARTVTRRLERADTGTLTPGTQLRLTPRVLRGDPTSALALPFTETTAAGELGPLPAWLTPGVRGTWVVLVHGPGADREQALPVLPTLSSLRLPTLTVTYRGDAGAPASPDGMGHFGETEWRDVESAVRLALDSGAGRVVLYGWSLGATIALQTAARSDWRDRIAGLVLDSPVLDWSETVRRGAVLAGAPAELAGLGVLAAEGRTGVDLAGFARLASGADLEVPVLLLQSPEDAVAPALAATALAERRPELVSLHSVPGAAHAALWNADPDGYAEALRRFLTPLL, from the coding sequence ATGCGCCGGCAGACCGCCGCCTTCACCGCCGCAGCCGCCGTCGGGGCCGGAGCGGCGGTGCTGCTGCTCGGCCGCAAGGTGTCCGAGCAGGCAGTGCGGCCCGGTGCGCTGCCGGCCCCCGGCGGGCCGCCGCCGGTGTTGAAGGTGGTGCAGCTGGCGGCCGGCCGGATCACGCTGACCCGTACGCCGGAGGCCCTGCGCCCGGGCAGGTACGCGCTGGAGTGGGGCGAGGACGGGCACGCGGTGGTGGGCGAGGTGGTCGGCCAGGACGCCCGTACCGTGACCCGCCGGCTGGAACGCGCCGACACCGGCACCCTCACCCCCGGTACCCAGCTGCGCCTGACCCCGCGCGTCCTGCGGGGCGACCCGACCTCCGCTCTGGCCCTGCCGTTCACCGAGACGACCGCCGCCGGGGAGCTCGGCCCGCTGCCGGCCTGGCTCACGCCGGGGGTGCGCGGCACCTGGGTGGTCCTGGTGCACGGCCCCGGCGCGGACCGCGAGCAGGCGCTGCCGGTGCTGCCCACCCTGAGTTCGCTCCGTCTGCCGACCCTCACCGTCACCTACCGGGGTGACGCGGGTGCGCCGGCCTCCCCGGACGGGATGGGCCACTTCGGGGAGACGGAGTGGCGGGACGTGGAGTCGGCCGTCCGCCTGGCGCTCGACTCGGGCGCGGGCCGGGTGGTCCTATACGGCTGGTCGCTGGGCGCGACCATCGCGCTGCAGACCGCCGCCCGCTCGGACTGGCGGGACCGGATCGCCGGGCTGGTGCTGGATTCGCCGGTGCTCGACTGGTCGGAGACGGTCCGCCGGGGCGCGGTGCTGGCCGGTGCCCCGGCCGAGCTCGCCGGGCTGGGGGTGCTGGCGGCCGAGGGCCGGACCGGGGTGGATCTGGCCGGCTTCGCCCGGCTGGCCTCCGGCGCGGACCTGGAGGTGCCCGTGCTGCTGCTCCAGAGCCCCGAGGACGCCGTCGCACCGGCCCTGGCGGCCACCGCCCTGGCCGAGCGCCGCCCCGAGCTGGTGAGCCTGCACAGCGTCCCGGGCGCCGCCCACGCGGCCCTGTGGAACGCCGACCCGGACG
- a CDS encoding helix-turn-helix transcriptional regulator, whose translation MRRRPLPPAPTPVPFSPSAARAHRAGLGLTPDQVAEGLAAHGVRLLPGHVLAWETGQLHPTEEEFVALARALWCPPAQLMGTPPATLRDFRLARELTQEQAAARIGLTLPAYQKAEATGRWTGDEDQTHALALTFDLPLRTLVTVTGRQSELDQRLRSCVDGRWQAQLKPVARLVPAPPEALSAALATLQSEYQIPLHWGTPAAAPTTPLAERFWHLLGER comes from the coding sequence ATGCGACGCAGACCGCTTCCTCCTGCCCCCACCCCCGTGCCCTTCTCCCCGTCCGCAGCCCGCGCCCACCGCGCCGGCCTGGGCCTCACCCCGGACCAGGTGGCCGAGGGCCTGGCCGCCCACGGCGTCCGGCTGCTCCCGGGGCACGTGCTCGCCTGGGAGACCGGCCAGCTGCACCCCACCGAGGAGGAGTTCGTCGCCCTGGCCCGCGCCCTCTGGTGCCCGCCCGCCCAGCTGATGGGCACCCCGCCCGCCACCCTGCGCGACTTCCGACTCGCCCGCGAGCTCACCCAGGAGCAGGCCGCCGCCCGCATCGGCCTCACTCTCCCCGCCTACCAGAAGGCCGAGGCCACCGGCCGCTGGACCGGCGACGAGGACCAGACCCACGCCCTCGCCCTCACCTTCGACCTCCCCCTCCGCACCCTGGTCACCGTGACCGGCCGTCAGTCCGAACTCGACCAGCGCCTCCGCAGCTGCGTGGACGGCCGCTGGCAGGCCCAACTCAAGCCCGTCGCCCGCCTGGTCCCCGCCCCGCCCGAAGCCCTCTCCGCCGCCCTGGCCACCCTCCAGTCCGAGTACCAGATCCCCCTCCACTGGGGCACCCCGGCCGCCGCTCCGACCACGCCGCTGGCCGAACGCTTCTGGCACCTTCTGGGAGAGCGCTAG
- a CDS encoding cobyric acid synthase — protein MSGALLVAGTTSDAGKSVVTAGICRWLARQGVRVAPFKAQNMSLNSFVTADGAEIGRAQAMQAAAARIEPEAAMNPVLLKPGADGRSQVVLLGKPVAEVGALDYRERKPVLLERALECLADLRSRYEVVVCEGAGSPAEINLRDRDIANMGLAVAADLPVVVVGDIDRGGVFAAMYGTLALLSPQDQRHVAGWFVNKFRGDARLLAPGLDMLHQLTGRPVLGTLPMLSGLWLDAEDSLDLTTVVDRGSVQGPYGADVLRVAVVRLPRLSNFTDLDALAQEPGVLLRWATRPEELADADLVILPGSRATVADLAWLRERGLEAPILARAAEGRPVLGVCGGYQMLGREIVDEVESRAGRVPGLGLLPTRVEFGREKVLARPVGEAYGERVEGYEIHHGVVAVLGGEAFLDGCREGAVWGTTWHGALENDGFRRAFLREVAELAGRAFVPAPDTCFAAAREERLDRLGDLIEEHADTDALWKLIEGGVPAEGLPFVPPGAPRPQESLRSAE, from the coding sequence GTGAGCGGGGCACTGCTGGTGGCGGGGACGACCTCCGACGCCGGGAAGAGCGTGGTGACGGCGGGCATCTGCCGCTGGCTGGCCCGGCAGGGGGTGCGGGTCGCGCCGTTCAAGGCGCAGAACATGTCGCTCAACTCCTTCGTCACGGCCGACGGTGCCGAGATCGGCCGCGCCCAGGCGATGCAGGCGGCGGCCGCCCGGATCGAGCCCGAGGCGGCGATGAACCCGGTGCTGCTCAAGCCCGGGGCCGACGGGCGCAGCCAGGTGGTGCTGCTCGGCAAGCCGGTTGCCGAGGTCGGCGCGCTGGACTACCGCGAGCGCAAGCCGGTGCTGCTGGAGCGCGCGCTGGAGTGCCTGGCCGATCTGCGCTCCCGGTACGAGGTGGTGGTCTGCGAGGGCGCCGGCTCCCCCGCCGAGATCAACCTGCGGGACCGGGACATCGCCAACATGGGCCTGGCGGTGGCCGCCGACCTGCCGGTGGTGGTGGTCGGCGACATCGACCGGGGCGGGGTCTTCGCCGCGATGTACGGCACACTGGCGCTGCTCTCCCCCCAGGACCAGCGGCACGTGGCCGGCTGGTTCGTGAACAAGTTCCGCGGCGACGCGCGGCTGCTCGCCCCCGGGCTCGACATGCTGCACCAGCTGACCGGCCGTCCGGTGCTGGGCACCCTGCCGATGCTCTCGGGGCTCTGGCTGGACGCCGAGGACTCGCTCGACCTGACCACCGTGGTCGACCGGGGGTCCGTCCAGGGCCCGTACGGCGCCGACGTGCTGCGGGTGGCCGTGGTGCGGCTGCCGCGGCTCTCCAACTTCACCGACCTGGACGCCCTGGCCCAGGAGCCGGGCGTGCTGCTGCGCTGGGCCACCCGGCCCGAGGAGCTGGCCGACGCCGACCTGGTGATCCTGCCGGGCTCACGGGCCACCGTGGCCGACCTGGCCTGGCTGCGCGAGCGCGGGCTGGAGGCCCCGATCCTGGCCCGGGCCGCCGAGGGGCGGCCGGTGCTCGGGGTCTGCGGCGGGTACCAGATGCTGGGCCGGGAGATCGTGGACGAGGTCGAGTCCAGGGCCGGCCGGGTGCCCGGGCTCGGGCTGCTGCCGACCCGGGTCGAGTTCGGCCGGGAAAAGGTGCTGGCCCGGCCGGTCGGCGAGGCGTACGGCGAGCGGGTGGAGGGCTACGAGATCCACCACGGGGTGGTGGCGGTTCTCGGCGGGGAGGCGTTCCTCGACGGCTGCCGGGAGGGGGCGGTCTGGGGCACCACCTGGCACGGCGCGCTGGAGAACGACGGCTTCCGCCGCGCCTTCCTGCGCGAGGTGGCCGAGTTGGCCGGCCGGGCCTTCGTGCCCGCGCCGGACACCTGCTTCGCCGCCGCCCGGGAGGAGCGCCTGGACCGCCTCGGCGACCTGATCGAGGAGCACGCCGACACCGACGCGCTGTGGAAGCTGATCGAGGGCGGGGTGCCCGCCGAGGGTCTGCCGTTCGTACCGCCGGGCGCGCCCCGGCCCCAGGAGAGCCTCAGGAGTGCCGAATGA
- a CDS encoding putative cobaltochelatase, protein MTDVRYPFTAIVGMADLRLGLLLNAVSPAVGGVLVRGEKGTAKSTMVRALAGLLPSIATVAGCRFACDPAGADPQCPDGPHASATGVDRPAHLVELPVGVTEDRIVGSLDLERALAEGVKAYEPGLLAKAHRGVLYIDEVNLLQDHVVDLLLDAAAMGRSYVEREGVSVRHAARFLLVGTMNPEEGELRPQLLDRFGLTVEIAATREPGERAEVVRRRLAYDADPASFAAAYAAEEEALAERITTARALLPQVELTDRALRQITAVCAAFEVDGLRADIVMARTAVALAAWEGRVEVLEEDVRKAAQLALPHRRRRNPFDAPGLDEEQLDRTLAEQAEQAEQAEADSAEDSAPEGSDPFDGTGPGDDDPGPEGPSDGPDGPSGGGDGGGGGAPAPETPPAAPEAPSDAASGGAPGASEAPAPGSAPAGGPVAAAGEPYRTRLFKVPGTGKGAQGRRSPAETDGGHTIRARRPQGLLARLHLSATLRAAAPHQVARGRASRALVLRKDDFREQVRQGRESNLVLFVVDASGSMAARQRMTAVKGAVLSLLMDAYQRRDKIGMITFRGAAAELALPPTSSVEVGAARLEQLPTGGRTPLAAGLLRAHEVLRVERMRDPHRRPLLVVVTDGRATGGRDALARAGQAAGLLGAQGVASVVLDCEAGPVRLGLARVLAGQLGGTAVTLDELRAEGVAALVHAHRAVNRSDRFDRKAA, encoded by the coding sequence ATGACTGACGTCCGATACCCGTTCACCGCGATCGTCGGCATGGCCGACCTGCGGCTCGGGCTGCTGCTCAACGCGGTCTCCCCCGCCGTCGGCGGGGTGCTGGTGCGCGGCGAGAAGGGCACCGCCAAGTCGACCATGGTGCGGGCCCTGGCCGGCCTGCTCCCGTCGATAGCGACCGTGGCCGGCTGCCGGTTCGCCTGCGACCCGGCCGGCGCCGACCCGCAGTGCCCGGACGGCCCGCACGCCTCGGCCACCGGCGTGGACCGCCCCGCCCACCTGGTGGAGCTGCCGGTCGGTGTCACCGAGGACCGGATCGTCGGCTCGCTCGACCTGGAGCGGGCGCTGGCCGAGGGCGTCAAGGCCTACGAGCCCGGCCTGCTGGCCAAGGCGCACCGGGGCGTGCTCTACATCGACGAGGTCAACCTGCTCCAGGACCACGTGGTGGACCTGCTGCTCGACGCCGCCGCGATGGGCCGCTCCTACGTGGAACGCGAGGGCGTCTCGGTGCGGCACGCCGCCCGCTTCCTGCTGGTCGGCACCATGAACCCCGAGGAGGGCGAGCTGCGCCCGCAGCTGCTCGACCGCTTCGGCCTCACCGTCGAGATCGCCGCCACCCGGGAGCCCGGCGAGCGCGCCGAGGTGGTCCGGCGCCGGCTCGCGTACGACGCCGACCCCGCTTCGTTCGCGGCTGCGTACGCGGCCGAGGAGGAGGCGCTGGCCGAGCGGATCACCACCGCGCGGGCGCTGCTGCCGCAGGTGGAGCTGACCGACCGGGCGCTGCGGCAGATCACCGCCGTCTGCGCCGCCTTCGAGGTGGACGGCCTGCGGGCCGACATCGTGATGGCCCGCACGGCCGTCGCGCTGGCCGCCTGGGAGGGCCGGGTGGAGGTGCTGGAGGAGGATGTCCGCAAGGCCGCGCAGCTGGCCCTGCCGCACCGGCGGCGGCGGAACCCCTTCGACGCGCCGGGGCTCGACGAGGAGCAGCTGGACCGGACGCTGGCCGAGCAGGCCGAGCAGGCCGAGCAGGCCGAGGCGGACTCTGCGGAGGACTCGGCTCCGGAGGGCAGCGACCCTTTTGACGGTACGGGGCCGGGGGATGACGACCCCGGTCCCGAGGGACCGTCGGACGGGCCTGACGGCCCCTCGGGCGGCGGGGACGGCGGGGGCGGCGGGGCTCCCGCGCCCGAGACTCCGCCGGCTGCGCCCGAGGCTCCGTCGGATGCCGCTTCCGGCGGTGCTCCTGGTGCGTCCGAGGCCCCGGCACCGGGGTCCGCTCCGGCCGGGGGGCCGGTGGCGGCGGCCGGGGAGCCGTACCGGACCCGGCTGTTCAAGGTGCCCGGGACGGGGAAGGGCGCCCAGGGGCGCCGCTCCCCCGCCGAGACCGACGGCGGGCACACCATCCGGGCCCGGCGGCCGCAGGGCCTGCTGGCCCGGCTGCACCTGAGCGCGACGCTGCGCGCCGCCGCCCCGCACCAGGTGGCGCGCGGGCGGGCCTCGCGCGCCCTGGTGCTGCGCAAGGACGACTTCCGCGAGCAGGTGCGCCAGGGGCGGGAGTCCAATCTGGTGCTGTTCGTGGTGGACGCCTCCGGTTCGATGGCGGCCCGGCAGCGGATGACGGCCGTCAAGGGAGCCGTGCTCTCGCTGCTGATGGACGCGTACCAGCGCCGGGACAAGATCGGCATGATCACCTTCCGGGGTGCCGCCGCCGAGCTGGCGCTGCCGCCGACCTCCTCGGTGGAGGTGGGCGCCGCCCGGCTGGAGCAGCTGCCCACCGGTGGCCGCACCCCGCTGGCCGCCGGCCTGCTACGGGCCCACGAGGTGCTGCGGGTCGAGCGGATGCGGGATCCGCATCGCCGTCCGCTGCTGGTGGTGGTCACCGACGGCCGGGCCACCGGCGGGCGGGACGCGCTGGCCCGGGCCGGGCAGGCCGCCGGGCTGCTGGGCGCCCAGGGCGTGGCCAGTGTGGTGCTGGACTG
- a CDS encoding cobalamin biosynthesis protein, translating to MRRGTAFALGSAAGYLADALFADPRRGHPVALFGSAAHRLERALWRDHRGVGALHTALCVGGVAAGAVLADRALGRRRAGLAAAATFTVLGGTSLTREARTIGGHLRAGDLTAARQRLPHLCGRDPSGLDEAQLARAVVESVAENTADAVVNALVWGALAGTPGLLAFRAVNTLDAMVGHRSPRYLRFGWAAARLDDVAGWPGARLTALLTVAAAPEPRTAWKVWRRDGSAHPSPNAGQAESAFAGALGVRLGGTLQYGERVEHRPVLGAELRAVTVDDVERACRLSRRVGLLALGVTGLVGAFRGASHSGRSGRRKGVFRLAQFPAPLKVADVRRKGAA from the coding sequence TTGAGGCGGGGCACCGCCTTCGCCCTCGGCAGTGCGGCGGGCTATCTGGCCGACGCCCTGTTCGCCGACCCCCGGCGCGGGCACCCCGTGGCCCTGTTCGGCTCCGCCGCGCACCGCCTGGAGCGGGCGCTCTGGCGCGACCACCGGGGCGTGGGGGCGCTGCACACCGCCCTCTGCGTGGGCGGTGTGGCGGCCGGGGCCGTGCTCGCCGACCGGGCGCTCGGGCGCCGCCGGGCCGGGCTGGCCGCCGCCGCGACCTTCACGGTGCTCGGCGGCACCTCGCTGACCCGGGAGGCCCGGACCATCGGCGGCCACCTGCGGGCCGGCGACCTGACCGCCGCCCGCCAGCGGCTGCCGCACCTGTGCGGGCGGGACCCGAGCGGGCTGGACGAGGCGCAGCTGGCCCGGGCCGTGGTCGAGTCGGTGGCCGAGAACACCGCCGACGCCGTGGTCAACGCCCTGGTCTGGGGCGCGCTGGCCGGCACCCCCGGCCTGCTGGCCTTCCGCGCCGTCAACACGCTGGACGCGATGGTCGGCCACCGCTCCCCCCGCTACCTGCGCTTCGGCTGGGCCGCCGCCCGCCTGGACGACGTGGCCGGCTGGCCCGGCGCCCGGCTCACCGCGCTGCTCACCGTGGCGGCGGCGCCGGAGCCGCGTACGGCGTGGAAGGTCTGGCGGCGCGACGGCTCCGCGCACCCGAGCCCCAACGCCGGGCAGGCGGAGTCGGCCTTCGCGGGCGCGCTGGGTGTCCGGCTGGGCGGGACGCTGCAGTACGGCGAGCGAGTGGAACACCGGCCGGTGCTCGGCGCGGAGCTGCGGGCGGTGACGGTGGATGACGTGGAGCGGGCCTGTCGGCTTTCGCGGCGGGTCGGGCTGCTTGCGCTGGGTGTGACCGGTCTCGTTGGGGCGTTTCGGGGTGCAAGTCATTCCGGGAGAAGCGGTCGCCGGAAGGGTGTCTTCCGACTCGCGCAGTTCCCCGCGCCCCTGAAGGTGGCTGATGTACGACGAAAGGGAGCGGCGTGA